GTGCCTCGAAGTGATGCGGCGACTGACTTGAGGTGCCCGTGGTCTATTCGAAATTCTCCTTGGTGAACAGGGACACCAGCCGAAGATCCTCCGCCTCGATCGCCTCTCGGCCGCCCTCCTGGCGATCGATCAGGGTGATCAGCGACTCCACCACGTAGCCTTCCTCCCGCAGCCGCCGCACGGCCCGCAGGGACGATCCGCCGGTGGTCACCACATCCTCCACCACCGCCACCTTGGATCCCGCCGGTACCTGCGGCGAACCCTCTACCGCCGCCTGGGTGCCGTGCTGTTTGGGAGCGCGACGGACGATGAGCTGATCGAGAGTGCGACCGGCCCCGGAAAGGCTAGCGAGCTGACTCACCACCGCGATGGCCGAAGCGATGGGCACCGACCCCAGCTCCATTCCGCCCACCGCGTCGAGTTCTTCGAACTCCGGCAGCTCGGCGATGGCTCGGTAGAACAACCTGCCGGTCAACCAGGCACCTTCCGCTCCCA
This DNA window, taken from Acidobacteriota bacterium, encodes the following:
- the pyrE gene encoding orotate phosphoribosyltransferase, with the translated sequence MSELSPMSESSTAEVRQRLLTLLAERSYQRRRVILASGRESDFYFDSKQTVLGAEGAWLTGRLFYRAIAELPEFEELDAVGGMELGSVPIASAIAVVSQLASLSGAGRTLDQLIVRRAPKQHGTQAAVEGSPQVPAGSKVAVVEDVVTTGGSSLRAVRRLREEGYVVESLITLIDRQEGGREAIEAEDLRLVSLFTKENFE